Proteins from one Naumovozyma castellii chromosome 3, complete genome genomic window:
- the SRN2 gene encoding ESCRT-I subunit protein SRN2 (ancestral locus Anc_8.315) codes for MDSTEPSGNVPLPDNADLLTTRELLGLLTEHRDQLQSYVTKFHPLSELEEQIEELRHKLQELQRKFDELQIERHEVTEEIEQLKICESEYVKQWQDLQGMIRDNYSDEAMKRKVQLSIRQLDEQCNQLELSLNTHTENKLDSNSLDTFVNEYLEKRKLFHLQREKLATWDAQGRLKS; via the coding sequence ATGGATTCTACAGAACCTAGTGGTAACGTTCCCTTACCAGATAATGCTGATTTATTAACTACAAGAGAATTACTGGGTCTTCTCACGGAACACCGAGACCAATTACAATCCTATGTAACTAAGTTTCATCCTTTAAGTGAATTGGAGGAgcaaattgaagaattgagaCATAAATTACAAGAATTACAGAGGAAGTTCGATGAATTACAGATTGAGAGACATGAAGTGACTGAAGAAAtagaacaattgaagatctGTGAGTCAGAATATGTGAAACAATGGCAAGACCTACAAGGGATGATACGGGATAATTATAGTGATGAAgcaatgaaaagaaaagtaCAACTAAGTATTAGACAACTTGACGAACAATGTAACCAGTTGGAGCTTTCCTTAAACACGCATACTGAAAACAAATTAGATAGTAATTCATTAGACACCTTTGTGAATGAATATCTGGAAAAGAGAAAGCTATTCCATTTACAACGAGAGAAATTGGCCACTTGGGACGCTCAGGGGAGGTTAAAGTcctaa
- the TML25 gene encoding palmitoyl-(protein) hydrolase (ancestral locus Anc_8.314), translated as MSCIRIAAKVQPAKQAIIVFHGLGDTGMGWTFLAEHLQKNERFQRTNFIFPTAPTVPVAMAGCRMPSWFDLFEPGFDTDKWDVDGIKKSLNILNGYVKEQMDAGITSKNIVVGGFSQGAALTLASIKFLPWEMAAFVSLSGFVPMKKSLRGMSNNVNRSTRVFHGHGGMDMMVPHERAEEARSFFKDECSMQNYELHTYPMMEHSASEPELEDLEKFLSEVFDAVKSE; from the coding sequence ATGAGTTGTATTCGAATTGCTGCCAAGGTACAACCTGCTAAGCAGGCAATCATTGTATTCCATGGGCTGGGGGACACGGGTATGGGCTGGACCTTCCTGGCAGAACATTTGCAAAAGAACGAGAGATTCCAACGTacaaatttcatcttccCCACTGCTCCCACCGTTCCTGTAGCTATGGCTGGTTGCAGAATGCCATCATGGTTTGATCTGTTTGAGCCAGGTTTTGATACTGATAAATGGGACGTTGATGGAATCAAGAAATCGCTAAATATCTTGAACGGATACGTTAAGGAGCAAATGGATGCAGGGATCACATCTAagaatattgttgttggagGTTTTTCACAAGGGGCTGCCTTAACTCTAGCGTCTATTAAGTTCCTACCTTGGGAAATGGCTGCGTTTGTGTCTCTATCTGGGTTTGTCCCAATGAAGAAGTCGCTGAGAGGTATGTCTAATAATGTCAATCGCTCGACACGTGTGTTCCATGGACATGGTGGTATGGATATGATGGTTCCCCACGAAAGAGCAGAAGAGGCTCgtagtttcttcaaagatgaaTGCTCCATGCAGAACTATGAGTTGCATACGTATCCAATGATGGAGCACAGTGCTTCCGAACCAGAACTCGAAGACCTGGAGAAGTTTCTTTCAGAAGTCTTTGATGCTGTCAAATCAGAATAA
- the NCAS0C03300 gene encoding pepsin-like aspartic protease (ancestral locus Anc_8.318) — protein sequence MVFAKQLLSTSLLLSSSLWDFAQALDNELPNKFVNLRFNKKYGDHYDTASTDSRKPKLELVKRDGSDYEEVELTNQQSFYSVEVDVGTPSQRVTVLLDTGSSDFWVMGSDNPYCSDDTSTTGIDCSEFGTFDSSSSSTFHNNGTAFNIHYGDGSFALGTWGTDTVSIDDITLDALSLAVANSSNSSMGVIGLGLAGLETTYSSSHAVKSGQTYQYANFPLALKNAGIVAANAYSLYLNDPEETTGNILFGAVDHSLYSGQLYTIPLVNIYSGSGFKNAVEFDVTLNGIGIVDSSGSATTVSTTPIIALLDSGTTLTYFPTQYVSLLAAQLGAQYSSSNGYYTISCDAMQDTTTKLVFDFGGFHINATLADFVVQSGTSTCFLSIIPQNSSSAILGDTFLNNAYVVYDLDNLEISMAQAKWDQSSDEDIEVISSSVPSAVKAPGYSNTWSTTMSITSGGNIFTVNADASATVSNSGSSASASSSSASSGSNSRTTSTLSTSSRKSTQTSTRTSSGTSSRRSSTSTSTSSSNNKEENGSTTVMVPSISFFVLAFLSIFVAF from the coding sequence ATGGTCTTCGCCAAACAACTGCTCTCTACCTCGCTCTTGCTTTCGTCGTCTCTATGGGACTTTGCTCAGGCACTCGATAATGAACTACCGAACAAGTTCGTCAACCTTAGGTTCAACAAGAAATACGGTGATCACTACGATACAGCCTCTACAGACTCCAGGAAACCTAAGCTGGAACTCGTCAAGCGTGACGGTTCCGACTACGAAGAGGTCGAATTGACCAATCAGCAAAGTTTCTATTCCGTCGAGGTCGACGTCGGAACACCCTCTCAAAGAGTTACTGTCCTTTTGGATACCGGTTCTTCTGACTTCTGGGTCATGGGTTCAGATAATCCTTATTGTTCCGATGATACTTCTACTACCGGTATCGACTGTTCAGAATTCGGCACTTTTGATAGCAGTAGCTCTTCCACTTTCCACAATAATGGAACAGCTTTCAACATTCATTACGGGGATGGATCCTTCGCACTGGGTACTTGGGGAACAGATACTGTCTCCATCGATGATATTACCTTGGATGCTCTCTCCTTGGCCGTGGCAAACTCAAGTAATTCCTCCATGGGTGTTATCGGGCTTGGGCTAGCAGGTCTAGAGACCACATATTCCAGTTCTCATGCTGTTAAAAGTGGCCAAACTTACCAATATGCAAATTTCCCGCTGGCTTTGAAAAATGCAGGTATCGTCGCCGCTAATGCTTACTCTCTATACTTAAATGATCCTGAAGAAACAACAGGTAACATTCTGTTTGGAGCCGTGGATCATTCTCTATATTCAGGTCAGTTGTATACTATCCCATTGGTTAATATCTACTCAGGAAGTGGGTTCAAAAATGCTGTGGAATTCGATGTTACTTTGAATGGTATCGGTATTGTTGACAGTTCAGGAAGTGCTACGACAGTGTCCACTACTCCAATCATTGCTTTACTAGATTCTGGTACCACTCTAACTTATTTCCCCACACAATATGTCTCCCTATTGGCTGCTCAATTGGGTGCTCAATACAGTTCTTCAAATGGTTATTATACAATTAGTTGTGATGCCATGCAAGATACTACCACGAAACTGGTTTTTGACTTTGGTGGATTCCATATCAACGCTACTTTGGCTGATTTCGTCGTGCAAAGTGGAACATCAACTTGTTTTCTAAGTATAATACCTCAAAATTCATCTTCCGCCATTCTAGGTGAtacatttttaaataatgcGTATGTGGTTTACGATCTAgataatttggaaatttccATGGCTCAAGCAAAGTGGGATCAAAGtagtgatgaagatattgaagtAATTTCTAGTAGTGTTCCTAGTGCTGTGAAGGCACCAGGCTATTCCAACACTTGGTCCACCACCATGTCCATTACATCAGGTGGTAATATATTTACTGTCAATGCCGATGCATCAGCCACTGTGTCTAACAGTGGTTCTTCTGCCTCAgcctcttcttcctctgcATCCTCAGGTTCAAACTCAAGAACTACTTCAACTTTATCTAcatcttcaagaaaatcCACTCAAACGTCTACCAGAACTTCTAGTGGCACTTCATCAAGGAGAAGTTCCACCTCAACATCAAcgtcttcttctaataataaagaggaaaatgGATCCACAACTGTTATGGTTCCATCCATTTCATTCTTCGTTTTAGCATTCCTCTCTATATTCGTTGCATTTTAG
- the CFT2 gene encoding cleavage polyadenylation factor subunit CFT2 (ancestral locus Anc_8.308): protein MTYKVSCCNDGSNGTVGTILKFDNVTILIDPGWTSTEVSYVDCVKYWSNLIPEIDVILISQPTIECLGAYTLLYENFLSHFLSRIAVYATLPVANLGRVSTIEWYASQGIIGPFLDSNKMEVEDIEAAFDHIQILKYSQMIDLRSKFDGLTFFALNSGVNPGGSIWCISTYSEKLVYAPRWNHTRDTILNAASLLDNMGKPLSTLMRPSGIITSFDKFGSVKPYKKRARIFKDSLKKALSNNGTALIPIDIGGKFLDVFVLVHDFLYENLKNGMFNRLPILLVSYSRGRALTYAKSMLEWLSSTLLKTWESRSNETPFELGGRFEFKVVTPDELNRYSGSSKICFVSQVDPLLNDVFDKLGSMEQTTVLLTSKYNGNQYVPSIMFNQWSKMEKEQGVQEGESLNFAQTVAVKKVRFSTLNAEDVEKFQEMTKQRKIEKEQLKKGDDFRQKSITSFNGGPTSGQNEGAEEQDEDEDEDEDEDPLSSRTQDTQKFQTPVDVILQKTSLLKHKMFQFHPVKIKRDDYGTIFDFNMLIPKDQEEIEETSKSKRRAIIHSDSAHDEDSYDPAKQINKKRKGTPELEMNNFDNLSYLDTSNTVKSRSETNEQLILRCMITYINLESLVDQRSASVIWPSLRARKLIIQGPEEVQDEKLINMLRKKGTDTLVLPLGEDVEFTTTIKTLEISLDPDLDSLLKWQKISDRYTVAHVTGHLVNEKSLVNGQPTSKSKLVLKPMDNITKIHASGTLSVGDVRLVELKRKLTEIHHVAEFKGEGMLVIDDKVAVMKVSDGETIIDGSPSELFDLVKKMVTDMLAQV from the coding sequence ATGACTTACAAGGTGAGCTGTTGCAATGATGGCTCTAATGGAACAGTAGGGACCATCCTGAAATTTGATAACGTTACCATCTTAATTGACCCAGGCTGGACAAGTACGGAGGTTTCGTATGTCGATTGCGTCAAGTACTGGTCTAATTTAATACCTGAGATTGATGTAATACTCATTTCACAACCTACCATTGAATGTCTCGGTGCATACACGTTACTATACGAAAATTTCCTTTCTCACTTCCTTTCAAGAATTGCTGTGTATGCAACCTTACCTGTGGCTAATTTGGGGAGAGTGTCAACAATAGAATGGTACGCCTCTCAGGGGATAATTGGCCCTTTTTTGGATAGCAATAAGATGGAAGTGGAAGATATAGAGGCTGCCTTTGATCATATACAAATCCTGAAATATTCTCAAATGATTGATCTTCGATCAAAATTTGATGGGTTGACATTTTTCGCTCTAAACTCAGGTGTGAACCCAGGTGGATCCATCTGGTGCATTTCTACATattctgaaaaattagtcTATGCTCCAAGGTGGAACCATACTAGAGATACAATATTAAATGCCGCATCTTTGCTAGATAACATGGGCAAACCATTATCTACGTTAATGCGACCCTCCGGTATTATCActtcatttgataaatttggtTCCGTCAAGCCCTATAAGAAGCGTGCCAGGATATTCAAAGATAGCTTGAAGAAAGCGTTGAGTAACAATGGAACTGCGCTAATCCCCATTGATATTGGCGGGAAATTCCTTGATGTATTTGTATTGGTTCATGACTTCCTTTAtgagaatttgaagaatggGATGTTTAATAGATTACCAATACTACTGGTCTCTTATTCTCGTGGTAGGGCCTTAACTTATGCCAAATCTATGTTAGAATGGTTATCCTCGACCCTTCTGAAAACATGGGAATCTAGAAGTAACGAGACTCCATTTGAGTTGGGTGGtagatttgaatttaaagtGGTGACACCTGACGAACTGAATAGATACAGTGGAAGTTCCAAAATCTGTTTTGTATCCCAAGTGGACCCTTTACTGAATGATGTGTTCGACAAGTTGGGTTCCATGGAACAGACAACCGTTCTTCTAACTTCCAAGTACAACGGCAATCAATACGTACCCTCCATTATGTTTAACCAATGGTCCAAAATGGAAAAGGAACAAGGTGTTCAAGAGGGAGAATCACTTAACTTTGCCCAAACTGTTGCGGTTAAGAAAGTTAGGTTTAGCACCTTGAATGCAGAAGATGTGGAGAAGTTTCAGGAAATGACCAAGCAAaggaaaattgaaaaggaacaattaaagaaagGAGATGATTTTCGTCAGAAAAGTATTACATCTTTTAATGGGGGTCCAACCTCTGGGCAGAATGAAGGTGCTGAAGAGCAAGATGAAGAcgaggatgaagatgaagatgaagaccCGTTAAGTTCAAGAACTCAAGACACACAAAAGTTTCAAACACCTGTCGATGTGATACTTCAGAAAACATCTCTATTAAAACATAAAATGTTCCAATTCCACCCTGTTAAGATAAAAAGAGACGACTATGGTACtatttttgatttcaaCATGTTGATACCGAAGGATCAAGAGGAGATAGAAGAAAcatcaaaatcaaagagaAGAGCTATAATACATTCAGATTCAGCACATGATGAGGATTCATACGATCCTGCAAAACAAATTAACAAGAAACGTAAGGGTACTCCAGAACTagaaatgaataattttgacAATTTATCGTATCTTGATACCAGCAATACTGTAAAATCTAGATCAGAAACTAACGAGCAGTTGATACTAAGATGCATGATAACATATATTAACCTCGAGAGTTTGGTGGATCAGCGGTCAGCTTCCGTCATTTGGCCCTCATTAAGGGCCagaaaattaattattcaAGGTCCTGAAGAAGttcaagatgaaaaattaataaacaTGCTAAGAAAGAAGGGAACAGATACTCTAGTTCTTCCACTAGGTGAAGATGTAGAATTTACAACAACGATCAAAACATTGGAGATATCGTTAGATCCTGATCTAGACAGTCTCTTGAAATGGCAGAAAATTAGTGATCGTTACACTGTGGCACATGTTACAGGTCATCTAGTGAACGAAAAATCCTTAGTAAACGGTCAACCAACTAGCAAGTCTAAACTTGTCCTAAAGCCAATGGATAACATCACCAAGATCCATGCCAGCGGGACCCTTTCTGTAGGTGACGTGAGATTAGTCGAGCTGAAGAGGAAACTGACGGAAATACATCATGTTGCAGAATTTAAAGGAGAGGGTATGCTTGTGATAGACGATAAAGTGGCAGTGATGAAAGTCAGCGACGGGGAAACCATTATTGATGGATCTCCATCAGAACTTTTTGACCTGGTCAAGAAAATGGTCACAGATATGTTAGCTCAGGTATGA
- the MSL5 gene encoding mRNA splicing protein MSL5 (ancestral locus Anc_8.309) yields the protein MGDYSTKEDTFDQVVTTPLNSMSEQESARGRSPAPDLVNEDLWDKGPTKIETTVRLPTRITGALTHEQLTVYQSIFRIQEITMKLLTNDIVPPKRKNRSPSPPPSYDQQGKRTNTAEQRYRRKLEEERNRLVQLSEKTMPGFVAPSGYVKITRFQDKYYIPVEQYPTVNFVGLLLGPRGNTLKKLQEDSGCKIAIRGRGSVKEGKNSNDLPKGAMDMSDPLHCVIIADSEEKIEKGIKCCQAVVIKAVTSPEGQNDLKRGQLRELAELNGTLREDNRPCPICGLQGHKRYDCPNKETFAQMIVCRKCGQTGHTTRDCTFTTQPPQHFPPSTNASYNSNSRYSNYTDSQNDLKRRRTDSRFQPNTPSGGYSRGEPTQSRYNSNGEFQRSSPHNFNRPISSGRYNNVQANNNTPLNMLPPGIQTTNIPYGSTRTPTPPAQMPQYTPTSNYGGVQTTMGSMPPGLDLNAPPGLSPLPGLNTSIAGPPGLPGQSAPGVRPPPGISGPPGQSPQNSTPPPGLSGPPGL from the coding sequence ATGGGAGACTACTCTACAAAAGAAGATACATTTGACCAAGTAGTAACTACACCTTTGAATAGCATGTCAGAGCAAGAAAGTGCAAGAGGTCGTTCACCAGCTCCGGATTTGGTGAACGAAGACCTTTGGGATAAAGGTCCAACTAAGATTGAAACAACGGTGCGTTTGCCCACTAGAATAACTGGTGCATTAACGCATGAACAGCTCACAGTTTATCAGTCGATATTTAGAATCCAAGAAATAACCATGAAGTTACTCACGAACGATATTGTGCCaccaaagaggaagaataGATCACCTTCTCCTCCTCCATCTTATGATCAGCAGGGGAAGAGAACTAACACTGCCGAACAAAGATATAGAAGGAAATtggaagaggaaagaaaTAGATTAGTTCAACTCTCAGAGAAGACAATGCCTGGGTTTGTAGCACCTTCTGGCTACGTGAAAATTACCAGATTTCAAGACAAGTATTACATTCCTGTGGAACAATATCCAACTGTCAATTTTGTTGGGTTGCTTTTAGGCCCTCGTGGGAACACCTTGAAGAAGTTGCAAGAAGATTCTGGGTGCAAGATTGCCATAAGAGGACGAGGTTCAGTTAAGGAAGGgaagaattcaaatgaCCTTCCTAAGGGAGCTATGGATATGTCTGATCCATTACATTGTGTAATCATTGCAgattcagaagaaaaaatagaaaagGGTATCAAATGTTGTCAAGCAGTTGTTATCAAAGCTGTCACGTCACCGGAGGGACAAAATGATTTAAAGAGAGGTCAACTTAGAGAACTTGCTGAACTTAATGGGACTTTAAGAGAAGATAATAGACCATGCCCAATATGTGGGCTACAAGGACATAAAAGATACGATTGTCCAAACAAGGAAACGTTTGCACAAATGATAGTATGTAGAAAATGTGGCCAGACAGGTCATACTACCCGTGATTGCACATTTACCACACAACCACCACAACACTTTCCACCGTCGACTAATGCTAGTTACAATAGCAATAGCCGATATAGTAATTACACTGACAGTCAAAATGATCTAAAACGAAGACGTACTGATTCAAGATTCCAACCCAATACTCCAAGTGGTGGTTATTCACGCGGAGAGCCAACACAATCTAGATACAACAGTAATGGTGAGTTTCAAAGATCATCACCTCACAATTTCAATAGACCAATATCCAGTGGAAGATATAATAATGTACAAGCGAATAATAACACACCTTTGAACATGTTACCACCGGGAATCCAAACTACTAACATTCCATATGGAAGTACAAGAACACCAACCCCTCCAGCCCAAATGCCGCAATACACACCTACCTCTAATTATGGGGGGGTTCAAACAACTATGGGCTCGATGCCACCGGGGCTGGACTTAAATGCCCCCCCTGGGTTATCACCACTACCAGGCCTAAACACCTCTATAGCTGGACCACCTGGTTTACCGGGACAATCTGCACCGGGCGTAAGACCTCCACCTGGGATATCAGGCCCACCAGGACAATCTCCTCAAAATTCAACTCCTCCACCAGGGCTATCGGGACCTCCAGGgttataa
- the CLF1 gene encoding Clf1p (ancestral locus Anc_8.310), producing MSTTDPISREENGKEQVSAEQILQEVYTRRKQLKVKNATKVDILDLEELKEYQGKKRTEFETYLRRNRLDVGQWMRYALFEVEQHDIRRARSVFERALLVNNSYIPLWIRYIDAELKLKCINHARNLLDRAITTLPRVDKLWYKYLFVEESLQNWDVVRSLFRKWCSLEPGINAWKSYVDFETRQNNWNNVREVYSKYVAIHPKVATWLSWVKFEMVHGDVSTIRTVFSLGSDVLNEYEKTDPGFKEDCIEFAIAFANWEASQMEYDRSRAIYKILIDKWPNDGKLQSGMIDFEKQFGDVSTMEESVVYKRKKEYETLLTNSPQDYDLWWMYLDLLEENFPQELLLGFKKSVNNTQPSSNVKDVNWKRYIYLWVRYLAYIELSINDIVSCRNLFKKLINEIIPHKSFTFGKIWIMYSEFEIRQNDIGTARKILGRSLGLCPKPKVFRRYIEIEISLREFDRVRRLYEKFLEFDPSNLKTWIAYAELEQNLDDEERARSIFNILLDDANDVISMSDSSKVIVIKRFIEFETDMEEYNNARELYEHYLQLSNFSPEVWTSYAMYESATPTDDQLKALREKMDENEDEEVDFKIEEVNKERCRAIFERALKYFKEQDDKPKRILMLEALKGYEDEYGDSHTRQETSKRMPQEVKKTVMEDGIEREFIDYVFPDDSKLNPKASKFLALAQKWNQEQNGETERA from the coding sequence ATGTCTACAACAGATCCTATTTCAAGAGAGGAAAATGGAAAGGAACAGGTGTCTGCGgaacaaattcttcaagaagTTTATACCAGAAGGAAGCAATTAAAAGTTAAGAATGCAACAAAAGTGGATATCTTGGATttagaagaattaaaggaaTACCAGGGTAAAAAACGAACAGAGTTTGAAACATATTTGAGAAGAAATCGTCTTGATGTGGGGCAATGGATGCGTTATGCACTTTTTGAAGTGGAGCAACATGATATTCGAAGAGCTAGATCTGTCTTTGAAAGGGCCTTATTGGTGAATAATTCATATATCCCATTGTGGATTCGATATATTGATgcagaattgaaattgaaatgtATAAACCATGCAAGGAATCTGTTGGATAGGGCCATAACAACTCTTCCGAGAGTGGATAAACTTTGGTATAAATACTTATTTGTGGAAGAATCATTACAAAACTGGGATGTGGTTAGATCATTATTTAGGAAATGGTGTTCTTTGGAACCAGGTATCAATGCTTGGAAATCATATGTGGATTTTGAAACAAGGCAaaacaattggaataaCGTTAGAGAAGtttattccaaatatgtTGCTATTCATCCAAAAGTGGCCACTTGGTTAAGTTGGGTAAAATTTGAGATGGTTCATGGAGATGTATCTACGATAAGAACAGTGTTTTCTCTAGGATCAGACGTGTTAAATGAATACGAAAAGACCGATCCAGGATTTAAGGAAGATTGTATTGAATTTGCAATTGCATTTGCAAATTGGGAGGCTTCTCAGATGGAGTATGATAGATCTAGAGCCATCtataaaattttaattgataaatGGCCGAATGATGGGAAACTGCAGAGCGGCATGATTGACTTTGAAAAGCAATTTGGCGATGTCTCAACCATGGAGGAAAGTGTTGTCTAtaagagaaaaaaagaatatgaGACTCTTTTAACGAATTCTCCCCAAGATTATGATTTGTGGTGGATGTACCTCGatttattagaagaaaatttccCTCAGGAATTATTACTGGGTTTCAAGAAATCAGTAAATAATACGCAACCTTCATCTAATGTGAAGGATGTCAACTGGAAAAGATATATTTACCTGTGGGTTCGCTATTTGGCTTATATCGaactttcaataaatgataTTGTTAGTTGTCgcaatttatttaaaaaactgataaatgaaataatacCGCACAAGTCCTTCACATTTGGTAAAATATGGATAATGTACAGTGAGTTTGAAATACGGCAGAACGATATTGGTACTGCAAGAAAGATCTTGGGTAGGTCTCTAGGTTTATGTCCGAAACCCAAAGTTTTTCGCAGAtacattgaaattgaaatttcattacGAGAGTTTGATCGTGTTAGAAGGCTTTATGAGAAGTTTTTGGAGTTCGATCCATCCAATCTAAAGACATGGATAGCATATGCAGAATTGGAGCAAaatttggatgatgaagaaagagcTAGAAGCATATTCAACATACTACTAGACGATGCTAATGATGTCATATCGATGTCGGACTCATCCAAGGTTATTGTAATAAAAcgatttattgaatttgaaaccGATAtggaagaatataataatgcTAGAGAGCTTTATGAACACTATTTGCAATTAAGTAACTTTTCTCCGGAAGTATGGACGTCGTACGCAATGTACGAGAGTGCTACTCCTACTGatgatcaattgaaagCGTTACGAGAAAAAatggatgaaaatgaagatgaagaagtggatttcaaaattgaagaagttaaTAAAGAACGTTGCAGAGctatttttgaaagagctttgaaatatttcaaggaACAAGATGATAAACCAAAGAGAATACTCATGTTGGAAGCGTTAAAGGGTTATGAGGATGAGTATGGAGATTCCCACACTCGACAGGAAACCTCTAAAAGGATGCCACAAGAGGTCAAGAAGACAGTCATGGAAGATGGAATAGAACGCGAATTTATAGATTATGTTTTTCCAGATGATTCCAAACTAAACCCTAAGGCATCAAAATTCTTAGCACTGGCTCAGAAATGGaatcaagaacaaaatgGAGAAACAGAACGTGCATGA
- the SAN1 gene encoding ubiquitin-protein ligase SAN1 (ancestral locus Anc_8.317), which produces MSENTNNNNGRSNENPTQQPNQDTTSTPGPDTRNITVAVHYSLLTPGTTTPVPGSGPTSGPQTQQPQTGANAAAADGSTNPPPPNVLPQQLPGAFILSFRDVPNTTSQNRLQSIITMATELAAQRFRSMIDRPKGISKEQFEKLPVLTLDDLKKNGSDLQCSICFEPYVADATTTKKRSLSGTDSEEPGNAKKRKIDATTASTPTSNEPEPTTTVEDNDEEAHPTYNHSPTKLPCGHIFGRECLYRWCKLENTCPLCRHVIAEVDTTQHQAQDAASDQAFERIRNLVYNTNPTSNDDQPTSAQDQLPFFTGIMHHNAAIPLNTGNEGQTANGTSSTPQQSLGNRINWVQIPLHLSSTNNNNNNNNNATETTNVQTEANNRNANFLQSFFTNLIGHGEQLVRNASPPTTTARNSENAVPSTSNMEQPATTITQEPGSVDTTQVAALLREFSRRRQAMANGNTNTNPVSSGAPQPQPPSDSLFSTGVASFRDFDGNVTTYELHGNSLVAHPPTNVPSSSNEAPPSSSSSSSTEDTNNTSSSSASTNTNTNTNTNTTNGRHDVVPDHTSDENN; this is translated from the coding sequence ATGAGTGAaaataccaataataacaacgGTAGGAGCAATGAGAATCCGACACAACAACCTAATCAGGATACAACTTCTACACCTGGACCCGATACAAGAAACATCACTGTGGCTGTTCATTACTCATTATTGACTCCAGGAACTACAACACCAGTGCCAGGTTCTGGTCCCACTTCCGGTCCACAAACACAACAACCTCAGACAGGTGCAAATGCTGCCGCAGCTGATGGGTCCACTAATCCACCTCCTCCAAATGTACTACCACAACAATTACCTGGTGCATTTATCTTGTCATTTAGGGATGTTCCAAATACAACGTCACAGAATAGATTACAATCTATTATTACAATGGCGACAGAGTTGGCTGCTCAAAGATTTAGATCCATGATTGATAGACCTAAAGGTATCTCAAAggaacaatttgaaaaattgcCCGTATTGACTTTAGATGATCTTAAGAAGAATGGTAGTGATCTACAGTGTAGTATTTGTTTTGAACCCTATGTTGCTGATGCAACAACAACGAAGAAGAGATCATTGAGTGGTACTGATAGTGAAGAACCCGGAAATGcaaagaaaaggaaaatagACGCAACAACAGCTTCAACTCCTACTTCAAATGAACCCGAACCTACCACGACAGTGGaggataatgatgaagaagcaCACCCTACATACAATCATTCACCAACAAAACTACCATGTGGTCATATTTTTGGTAGGGAATGTCTGTATCGATGGtgtaaattggaaaatacaTGTCCACTTTGTAGACATGTTATTGCAGAAGTAGATACAACTCAACATCAAGCTCAAGACGCTGCATCTGACCAGGCTTTCGAAAGGATAAGAAACCTTGTTTATAATACAAATCCTACTTCCAATGATGATCAACCGACATCTGCACAGGATCAACTTCCCTTCTTTACGGGTATAATGCATCATAATGCAGCAATCCCTTTGAATACTGGAAATGAAGGGCAAACGGCTAATGGAACATCTTCAACTCCTCAACAGTCACTTGGAAATAGAATTAATTGGGTTCAAATACCGTTACATTTATCTAGcactaataataataataataataataataatgccACAGAAACAACTAATGTACAAACAGAAGCAAATAATAGAAATGCAAACTTTTTGCAAAGTTTTTTCACCAATTTAATAGGTCATGGTGAACAATTAGTCAGAAATGCAAGTCCACCAACAACTACGGCTAGAAATTCAGAAAATGCAGTTCCATCAACGTCGAATATGGAACAaccagcaacaacaataactCAAGAACCTGGTTCTGTGGATACAACACAAGTTGCTGCATTACTTCGAGAATTTAGTAGAAGACGTCAAGCCATGGCAAATGGTAACACTAACACTAACCCTGTATCATCAGGAGCACcacaaccacaaccaccatcagattcattattcaGTACCGGAGTAGCCAGTTTTAGAGATTTTGATGGAAACGTTACCACGTATGAGTTGCATGGTAATTCGTTAGTTGCTCACCCACCTACCAACGTTCCTTCGTCCTCCAACGAAGCACcaccttcatcatcatcatcatcatcgacTGAGGATACAAACAACacatcttcctcatcagCCAGCACTAACACCAACACGAACACAAACACGAACACTACGAATGGACGCCATGATGTAGTCCCTGACCACACATCTGATGAAAACAATTGA